GGCGATAACCCGGCACGACACCCTCCAGACCCTGCTGAACGACCCCCGGGTCGGCAAGAACCCCCAGCTCTGGACCACCTTCCGGGAGGGCCGCCTGCCGCAGGGCTGGCCGCTGCTCAACTTCGTCACGGTGCCGGGCATGGTGACCGCCGACGGCGAGGACCACCGGCGGCTGCGCGGGCTGGTCACCCAGGCCTTCACCCCGCGCCGGATCGCCGAACTCGCCCCCGCGATCGAGGCCAGGGCCGCGCTGCTGCTCGACGAAGTCGCGTCGCTGGAGGGCGACTTCGACCTGCGGGAGCACTTCGCCTACCCGCTCCCGATGCAAGTGATCGGCGAACTGCTCGGCCTGCCGCCCAAGCAGCAGGACGAGCTGCACGAGCTGTCCAACACCCTGGTCTCCAGCTCGGCCACCCCCGCCGCCGCGGTCGCCGCGCAGCAGGGCCTGTTCGCGCTGCTCGCCTCGGTGGTGGCGGCCAAGCGGGCCGAACCGGGCGACGACCTGACGACGGATCTGATCGCCGCCCGGGCCGACGACGACCGGCTCACCGAGCAGGAGCTGGTCGGCACCCTGCTGCTGATGCTGATCGCCGGGCACGAGACCACGCTCAACCTGATCACCAACGCGGTCCGGGCCCTGCTCGCCCACCCGGCGCAGCTCGCGGCCGTGCTGGACGGGACGTACTCCTGGGCCGCGGTGGTCGAGGAGACGCTGCGGTACGACTCGCCGGTCGGGCAGTTCCCGCTGCGGTACGCGACCGAGGACATCGAGGTCGGCGAGGTGACCATCCGTCAGGGTGAGGCGCTGATCGCCTCGTACGCCTCGGCCGGCCGCGACGAGGAGCACTTCGCGGACGCGGACCGGTTCGACCTCGCCCGCAAGCCCGCCAAGCACCTCTCGCTCGGCCACGGCCCGCACTTCTGCCTCGGCGCCGGGCTCGCCCGCCTGGAGGCGGAGACGGCGCTGCGGCAGCTCTTCACCCGCTTCCCCGCACTCCGCCTGGCCGACGGGGCCGTCACTGAGCCGATCGCGTCGTTCGTCAGCAACAGCGTGAAGACCTTGACGGTCCGCACCAGCTGAGACCTGGGGGGAGTGCAACTTTTTCCGAGCGCGGTCGTTGGACCGGCCATGCGTAAGATCACGGCGCTTGCCGCCCTCACCATGGCCGGTCTGGCCCTTGCCTCGCCGGCCGCCCATGCGGACAACAACATGGGCGGCAAGCTCAGCAGCGACCACCCCGTCGGTGCGGCGGGCACCTGCGTGGAGCAGCTCGGCAGCATTCCGCTGGTGGGCAAGCAGGCGTCCGCCGCGACCCCGGTGTGCGGGGCGTACGCGGTGGTACCCCGGGGTTAGTCGAACAGCGCGTTCAGTTCGCCGTACTCCAGACCGCCCGTCAGGGAGTCGTAGCTACCGGAGCCGTAGACCTCCTCGGCGGCGCGGCGGACCGCCGCGTACGCGACCCTGGCCAGGCCGGGGCCGAGGCTGATCCGGGCGACGCCGAGCCGGGCCATGTCGGCGACGTTGGGGGCGCCGGCGCCGCCACCCACGTTCAGCCGGACGCCCGGCAGGGCGGCCAGCAGTTCGGTGATCACGGCCGGGTCGGTCGGGCCGGGGACGAAGATGCCGTCGGCGCCCGCCGCCAGGTAGGCGCGGGCCCGCTCGATCGCGTCCTCGACGGCGCCCGTGCCGAACAGGAAGACGTCGGTGCGGGCGTTCAGGTAGAGCCGGATGCCAGCCGCGTCGGCGGCCGCCCGGGCTGCCGCGACCCGCTCGGCCGCCTCGGCCACCGGGCGCAGCCCGGCTGCGCGGCTGTCCTCCAGGTTCATCCCGACCGCGCCGAGCGCGAGCAGCTCGGTGACGGTCCGGCCGACCCCGGGCGCGTCCTCGGCGAGGCCGTCCTCCAGGTCGGCCGTCACGGGGACGTCCACCGACCTGACCACCAGTTCGGTCTGCGCCAGCGACCCGGCCAGGTCGAGGCCGCCGCCGTCGGCGACGCCCCTGGTCCAGGAGACGCTGGCGCTGGCGGTGGCCACGGCGGGGGCTCCGGCGGCCGCGACCAGCCGGGCGGTCGCCGCGTCCCAGACGTTGGCGAGCACCAACGGCTTCCCGGGGACGTGCAGTGCGTGCAGAAGCTCGGCCTTGGCCTGCTGAGTGGTCGTCATGCTCCCTACCCTGTCAGTCCGGCCCGGGATCGGACCGGCGTTTTTCGGACCTGAACGGGTCAGCTCTGCTTGGGGGCCGGGCTGAGGCGGCAGGTGACGCCGATCCGGTTCCAGGAGTTGATCGAGATGATCACCGCGAGCAGCTGGGAGAGCTCGTTCGGCGCGAAGTGCTTGGCCGCCTGCTCGTAGACCTCGTCCGGCACGTGACCCTCGCTCAGCCGGGTGACCGACTCGGTCAGCGCGAGCGCGGCCCGCTCCTTCGCGGTGAAGAACGGCGTCTCCCGCCAGGCCGGCAGCGCGTACAGCCGGTGCTCCTGCTCGCCCGCCTTCCGGGCGTCCGCGGTGTGCATGTCCAGGCAGTACGCGCAGCCGTTGATGGCGGAGGCCAGCGTCCGGACGAGTTCGCCGATCACCGGGTCCACCAGCGGCCGGGAGGCGGCGTCCAGGCCGATCATCGCGCGGTACCACTCGGGGGAGAGCTCGGGCATCGAGAAGCGCTGCTCGGGGGCGGCCACGTAGTCCTTCGGTGCGTTCGTCATGATCTTCACCCTAGGTGTGCTGCGGCCCGCTCGTATGGTTCATTTGGGCGATGGAATCCTGGGCCACTTTCGGCGGCGACCTGCACCTGGACCTGTCGGCCGGACGGGCGCGTGGGCTCGGTCTGCGCGCCGCCCTGGAGGACGCGCTCCGGGCGGCGGCCCGGGACGGGCGGCTCGCGGCCGGGACCAGGCTGCCGTCGTCCCGAGTGCTGGCGGCGGACCTGGGGATCGCCCGGAACACCGTGGCGGAGGCGTACGCGCTGCTGACGGCGGAGGGCTGGCTGACGGCCCGTCAGGGGTCGGGGACGGTGGTGGCCGAACGTGGGGCGGCCACGGTCAGCACGGCGCCGAGTACACCGCAGCGGACCCCGGCCGTACGGTTCGACCTGATGCCGGGGCGGCCGGATCTGGCACTGTTCCCGCGCTCGGCGTGGCTGGCCGCCGCGCGCCGGGCGCTCGCAGTGGCACCGCACGAGGCGCTCGGGTACTCGGACCCGCGCGGGCGGATCGAACTGCGCCGGGCGCTCGCCGACTACCTCGCGCGGGT
This genomic interval from Kitasatospora gansuensis contains the following:
- a CDS encoding carboxymuconolactone decarboxylase family protein; translated protein: MTNAPKDYVAAPEQRFSMPELSPEWYRAMIGLDAASRPLVDPVIGELVRTLASAINGCAYCLDMHTADARKAGEQEHRLYALPAWRETPFFTAKERAALALTESVTRLSEGHVPDEVYEQAAKHFAPNELSQLLAVIISINSWNRIGVTCRLSPAPKQS
- a CDS encoding isocitrate lyase/PEP mutase family protein, with the translated sequence MTTTQQAKAELLHALHVPGKPLVLANVWDAATARLVAAAGAPAVATASASVSWTRGVADGGGLDLAGSLAQTELVVRSVDVPVTADLEDGLAEDAPGVGRTVTELLALGAVGMNLEDSRAAGLRPVAEAAERVAAARAAADAAGIRLYLNARTDVFLFGTGAVEDAIERARAYLAAGADGIFVPGPTDPAVITELLAALPGVRLNVGGGAGAPNVADMARLGVARISLGPGLARVAYAAVRRAAEEVYGSGSYDSLTGGLEYGELNALFD
- a CDS encoding cytochrome P450 family protein; the protein is MELPGGVVVWAITRHDTLQTLLNDPRVGKNPQLWTTFREGRLPQGWPLLNFVTVPGMVTADGEDHRRLRGLVTQAFTPRRIAELAPAIEARAALLLDEVASLEGDFDLREHFAYPLPMQVIGELLGLPPKQQDELHELSNTLVSSSATPAAAVAAQQGLFALLASVVAAKRAEPGDDLTTDLIAARADDDRLTEQELVGTLLLMLIAGHETTLNLITNAVRALLAHPAQLAAVLDGTYSWAAVVEETLRYDSPVGQFPLRYATEDIEVGEVTIRQGEALIASYASAGRDEEHFADADRFDLARKPAKHLSLGHGPHFCLGAGLARLEAETALRQLFTRFPALRLADGAVTEPIASFVSNSVKTLTVRTS